TAGACGCCGCGCTGGGCACCGGTGAGTGCCAGGGACACGGGGGTGCGGGTGGGGCGGGTCCGGCTCATGGTGGGGCGCTGCCTTCGGAGAAACGTGGCCTACGGGGCGGTGTCGAGGGAACGGGAGGAGGGGCGGCCCGCGCCCGGGGGCGCAGGCCGTAGGGCGGTCTGTGCGGTCAGGCCGGGGCGGTGCCGGGTTCGGCCCAGCTGCGGCCGTCGGCTGTCGGCACCAATCCGCCCTCCAGCAGCGGTGCCTCGGCGGCCGGCCCGGCGGCGCCGCGCCGCTGGATGCGGTTCATCTCCGACATGACGTCGGCCACCACGGGTGCGCGGAACAGTTCGGTCATCCGTTCGCCGCTGTCGGTGCGGGCCGCGCCGGTGCGTTCCACCGCCCCGGTGAGCTCGGCGGAGGCGGAGCTGAACCGCCGGGTGAGCGCGTCGGCGCCCACCAGCGCGGTTTCGGCGGAGGAGGCACCGGCGACCAGGGTGGCGAAGGCCTGCACGTCGTCGGTGGCCATGTCGGTGACCTTGCGGGCGTGCCAGAAGTAGGTCTCCTCGCGCTGGCGCATGTCGTAGAAGGCGGCGAGGAACTCGTAGAAGACCGCGTATTCGCGGCGGTAGCGGCCCTCGAACTCGCCGAAGGCCCGCTCTTCGCTCAGCTCGCCGGCGAGGACGCTGTTGACCGAGCGTGCGGCGAGCAGCCCGCTGTAGGTGGCCAGGTGCACTCCGGTGGAGAAGACCGGGTCGATGAAGCAGGCGGCGTCGCCGATCAGGGTGATGCCGGGCGCCCAGAACCGGGTGTCGGCGTAGGAGTAGTCGCGGCGCACGCGGACGCGTCCGTACGTGCCCTCGGTGATGCGCTCGGTGTCGCCGAGCAGGTCGCGCACGATGTCGCAGCGCTGGATGGACTCGTACAGCGTGCCTTCGCGGTCTGCCTGGATGCGGGCGGCCTGGTCGTGGTGGAGGACGGCGCCGACGCTGGTGAGGTCCTCGCGCAGCGGGATGTACCACAGCCAGCCTTCGTCGAAGGCGGCGCAGAGGATGTTGCCGGCGTCGGGCTCGGGCATGCGGCCGCCGCCGGAGAAGTAGCCGAACACGGCGAGGTTGCGGAAGAACTCGGAGTGGCGCCGGGTGCCGCCGGCGGCCGCGTGCAGCCGGCCGGTGCTGCCGGACGCGTCGACGACGTGGGCGGCGGCGAGTTCGCGGCGGGTTCCGGAGGGGTCGCTGTAGACGACGCCGGTGACGCGTCCGCCGGTGGTGACCGCGTCCAGCGCGGCCGACTCCTCGCGCACGTCGACGCCGTGGCGGGCGGCGTTGCGCAGCAGGATGTCGTCGAAGGTCATCCGGTCGACCTGGTAGGCGTAGGAGGTCGGTCCGGAGAGTTCGGGCGACAGCGCGAACAGGAAGTTCCACGGGTCCGGGCTGGTGCCCCACCGGAAGCTGCCGCCCCGTTTGGCCGTGAAGCCGGCGTCGTGGATCTCTTCGTCGGCGCCGAGCAGGCGGCATACGCCGTGCACGGTGGCCGGCAGCAGCGATTCACCGATCTGGTAGCGGGGGAAGCGCTCTTTCTCCAGGAGCACGACGCGGTGCCCCCGGTCGGCGATCAGGGTGGCGGCGGTGGAACCGGCGGGGCCGCCTCCGACGACGATGACATCGAATTCCTCTGGGGCGCTCATGCTCGCGGCTCCTGGTCTGGGACGGTCGTGCACGGGGCGGGGCGGGTCGGGGCCGGCGGGTCAGGTGTCGAGCAGCATCCGGGTCCAGGCGGCGACGGTGGGTTCTTCGGCCAGAGTGATGAAGTCGGTCTCCACGCCCGCGGAGCGCCAGCTTTCGACCAGGCTCATCAGGCGGATGGAGTCCATTCCGCGGTCGAGCAGGTTGTCGTGTTCGCCCAGGGTGTCGGCGGGCTCGCCCAGTACCTGTTCGACGTCGGCGCGCAGGCGCCGGGCCGTCAGTCCGGTGTCGGTGGAGGCGTCGGCGGCGGGGTTTTCGGACACGGCGGTGTTCTCCTCGGATCGCAGGCGTTCGGGTCGGGTGGGGCGTTTCGGTCTCGGGGCGGGCGGCGGCGGGCGGGCGTGCCCGGCCGGCCGGGTCAGCGTCCGGAGACCGCAGCTTCGGCAGGGGCCGCGGCGGTGCCGGTGCGGGCGCCGATCGCGTCGAGGATCTCGCCGACGCGCACGGCGACGTTGGACAGCAGCGACGACGAGATCCCGTGGGTGTGCTCGGTGCCGCCTTGCAGGTACAGGCCGCAGGTGACCTCGTCGGTGGTGGCCAGCCGGTAGTCGCGCTCGACGGCGGGCCGGCCCCGGGCGTCGCTGGCGACGTGCTCGGCCACCTCGCCGAGCAGGTCGCGCGGGTCCGCCGCGTCGTAGCCGGTGGCGTAGACGAGGTAGTCGGCTTCGACGGCGGTGTGCTTGCCGCCGACCAGGTCCTCCACGATCGCGGTGACGCCGCCGGGGCCGTCGTGCACGTCGGCCACGCGGGAGGTGTTGTGGATCCGCATGCGCTCGGCGCCGTTGACCTTGTCCTGGTAGGCGGCCTGGTAGAGGGTGTCGATCAGGTCGGGGTCGACCACCGAGTAGTTGGTGTTGCGGTGGTATCCCATGATGTCGGCCTTGGTCGCGGCGGAGGCGCTGTAGAAGTCGTCGACGGCCTCGGGATCGAAGATGCGGTTGGCGAAGGGGCTGTCGTCGGACGGGCTGTAGCCGTAGCGGGAGAACACGGCGTGCACCCGGGCGCGCGGGAAGCGGCGGTAGAGGTGCTCGACGCACTCGGCTGCGCTCTGCCCGGCACCCACGACGACGAAGGAGCGGGGATCGGCGCCGGCGTCCAGCCCCTCCAGGCTCTGCAGCAGGTACTCGTTGTGCCAGACGCGCGCGCTCAGCCGCGCCCCTTCGGGCAGGCGCGGGGTGAGCCCGGGGGCGAAGACGACGTTGCGGCCGCGGCGGCGCTGCAGGGCGCCGTCGGAGGTGCGCGCGAGGACGTCGAGCTGGGCGATGCGCCCGGCTTCGTCGCGGACGGGCTCCACGCCCACCGCCTCGGCGCCGTAGCTCACCTGGTCGCCGACGCGTCCGGCGCACCAGGCGAGGTAGTCGTGGAACTCCGTGCGCAGCGGAAACAGCGTCTTGTGGTTGATGAAGTCGTGCAGCCGGCCCACGGAGTGCAGATAGGACAGGAAGCCGAAGTCGCTCGCGGGGTTGCGGGTGGTCACCAGGTCCTTGAGGAAGGAGACCTGCATGGTGGCGTCGTCCAGCAGCATGCCGCGGTGCCACCCGAACTCGGCTTGGCGTTCGAGGAAGATTCCGCTCAGCGGAGGCGTGGCGGGATCGGCGGCGGCGCACTCGCGCTGCTCGCGCAGGCCGATGGCCAGCGCGACGTTGGAGGGCCCGAAGCCGACCCCCACCAGGTCGTGGGAGGGCGGGGGCTGCGGCGTGTCGGTCACGGGGATCCTTTCACTCGCCGGGACGGGTTCCGGGTGGGGCAGGGGCGGTGTTCACACGTGCGGGTCGAGCGCGGGGTCCTGCGCCAGCGCTTCGACGGCCCGGCGGGTCGACAGCGCGACCCCGCAGCGGCGGGCCACGTAGCCCAGCGCCGAGCGGTGGTCCTCGGCGCTGAAGTCGGCAGTGGCGTCGGCGATCAGGAACGGCTGAACGTCGCGCATGAACGCGTCGGCGGCGGTCAGCAGGCAGCCGATGTGCGCGTAGACGCCGGTGATCAGCAGCTGGTCGCGGCCCCGGCGCTCCAGCCGTTCGGCCAGGTCGGTGCCGACGAACGCGCTGTAGCGGCGCTTGGTGACCAGCGTGTCGCCTTCGCGGGGCTGCAGTGCAGCGGTGATCGCGGTGTGCTCGGGGTCGGCGCGCATGCCCGCGCCCCAGAAGTCGCCTTCGAGGCCGCGGACGTCGGGCGGCATGCCGCCGGGCTTGGCGGTGTAGACGACGGGCACGCCGGCGGCGCGGGCCCGCTCGCTCAAGGCCGCGATGTTGGCCAGCGCGTGCGCGAGCGGCGGCGCGCCGGTGCGGTAGGGGCGCAGGAAGTAGTGCTGCATGTCGTGGACGAGCAGCACCGCCCGCGCGGGGTCGGGGCGCCAGTCCGCGCGGTTGGGCGGCAGCCGGTCCGGGTCGGGCAGCTCGTAGGGGTCGATGTGCGCAAGCGGCATCGGGGGTCCGTTCGACGGTTCGGGGGCGCGCCCGCGGGTGGCGGGCGTGTGCGGCGGCGTCACGGCTGCGGGGGCGCGGCCGGGGCGGGCGGCGGGGCGTGGGCGTCGGGAGCGTGGGCGGCCCGGACGGCCTCGCGCAGTTCGCGCCGGCTGACCTTGCCCACACCCGTGGCGGGGAAGGCGTCGACGGCCTCCACGCGGTCGGGGATCTTGTAGGCGGCCAGTCCGCGCTCGCGCAGGAACCCCGCCAGCTCGCCTCGGGCGGGTCCGGCGCCGCGCGGGACGATGTAGGCGCAGGTGCGCTCGCCCAGGAACGGGTCGGGCACGGCGACGACGGCGGCGTCGTGCACACCGGGGTGGCCCAGCAGGTGGTCCTCGACCTCGTCGGGGGCGACTTTCTCGCCGCCGCGGTTGATCTGGTCCTTGGCGCGGCCTTCGACGACGAGATGGCCGGTGGGGGTGGTGCGGACGAGGTCGCCGGTCCGGTAGAAGCCGTCGGCGGTGAACGCCTCGGCGTTGTGCTCGGGGGCGCGGTAGTAGCCGCGGACGGTGTAGGGGCCGCGCGTCTGCAGTTCGCCGAGCGCGCCGGGGGGCACGTCGGTCCCGTCGCTGTCGACGACGCGGATCTCGTCGTCGGGCGAGGCGGGCCGGCCTTGGGTGGTGGCGACGGTCTCGGCGGGGTCGTCGTCGCGCGTGTAGTTGACCAGCCCTTCGGCCATGCCGAAGACCTGCTGCAGCGCGCAGCCCAGGACCGGGCGCACGCGGCGCGCGGCCTCGGGGGCGAACTTGGCGCCCCCGACCTGCAGCACGCGCAGCGACGACAGGTCGCGGTGGGCCTGGGATCCCCCGTCGACGGCGTCCAGCCACAGCATCGCCGCGGGCGGCACGAGCGCGGTGTGGGTGATGGCCTCCTCCTCGATCAGTGCCAGGCAGGTCGCGGGTCCGGGGTCCGGTGCCAGCACGACGGTGCCGCCGGCGCTGAAGACGCCGAGGAATCCGGGCGAGCTCATCGGGAAGTTGTGCACGGCCGGGAGCGCGGCGAGGTAGACGGTGCCGGTGTCCAGCGCGCAGATCTCGGCGCTGGCGCGTACGGAGTAGAGGTAGTCGTCATGGGTGCGCGGGATGAGCTTGGGCAGTCCGGTGGTGCCGCCGGAGAGCTGGAGGAACGCGACGTCGGCGGGGTCGGGATCGGCGGTGGCGCCGGGGCCGGCGCCGCCCTGCTCGCGGACGCGCTCCAGCGGGGTGAGGCCGGGGCGGCCGCCGGTGTCGCCGACGACGAGGACGTGTTCGGGGCCGCCGGTCTCGGCGCGCACCTGCAGGGCCATGTCGCGGTAGTCGAACCCGGCGCGGGTGTCGGCGACGACCAGTGCGGCGGCGTCGGTGAACGAGCACAGGTAGGAGATCTCGGCGCGGCGGTGGGCGGGCAGCGCGTACACGGGCAGGGCGCCCAGGCGGAACAGGGCGAAGGCGACTTCGACGACTTCGCAGACGTTGGGCAGCTGGACCACGACGCGGTCGCCGGCGCCGATGCCCAGCCGGGCCAGCCCGGCTGCGGTCCGGTCGGCGCGGGTGTCGAGTTCGGCGTAGCTCCAGCGCCGGTCTGCGTCGACGAGGGCGGTGCGTTCGGCGAAGCGGTGCGCGCGGTCGCGAAGGAACGCGCCGAGGGTCTCGCCCGTCCAGTAGCCCCGCTCGCGGTAGCGGTCGGCGAATTCCGGGGGCCAGGGGGTGCATCCGGCGAGCATGGCGGTGGGCGCTTCCTTCCGGTCGGTGTCGGCGGCTGGTGCGCGGTGCGGGCGGGTCAGTGCTGCGGCCCGGCGTCCGGCGGTTCCACGCCCAGGGCGAGCAGCAGGGTGCGCAGTTTGGCGGAGGTTTCGGCGAGCTCGGCGTCGGGGTCGGAGTCGCCGACGATGCCGCCGCCGGCGAACAGGCCGAGGGTGTCGCCGGCGACATCGGCGCAGCGGATGGAGACGATCCACTCGCCGTCGCCGCGGGCGTCGGTGTAGCCGACGGCGCCGGTGTAGAAGCCGCGGTCGAAGGGCTCGGTCTCGGCGATGGCCGCGCGGGCGGCGCCGGTGGGCGTGCCGCATACGGCGGGGGTGGGGTGCAGGGCGGCGGCGAGCACCGGAGAGGGGGTTTCGGGGTCGCGCAGCTCGCCGGTGACGGAGGTGGACAGGTGCCACAGGGTGGGGGTCCGGGCGAGCTCGGGCTCGGGGACCTCCAGGGTGCGGCAGTAGGGGCGCAGCGCCTCGGTCACCGCTTCGACGACGACGGCGTGCTCGTGGCGGTCCTTGGCCGACCGGAGCAGTTCCGCGGCGCTGAACCGGTCCTGGTCGGGGTCGGCGCTGCGCGGTGCCGACCCGGCCAGCGGGTTGGAGAACGCACGGCCGCCGCGTTTGGCCACGAGCAGTTCGGGGCTGGCGCCGACGAGGGTGCGCGGCGCGGATGCGGCGGCGGGCAGGTCGGCGGCGAACGTGTAGGCGCCCGGGTCGCGCCAGGCGAGGTTGCCCAGCAGCCGGCCGACGTCGACCGGTCCGGGGCCGCGCAGCCGCAGCGACCGGGCGAGCACGATCTTGGCGGGGCCGTGGTCGCCGGCGCCCCGGGCCAGCAGCGTGCGGACGCGCTCGACTCCGGCGGCGTGCTCGGCGGGTTCGGGCACGGGGAGCCGGTCCCACGGTCCGGGCAGCGGGCGCTGCACGCGGCCGCTCAGTCCGCATTCGGCCAGCGGGGGCGCGGTGCGCACGGTGGCCGGAACGACGAGGCGTCCGGGGGAAGCGGTATCGAACGGGATCGCGCCGATCGCGACGGGGCCGGCGGGAGAGTCGGCGGTGCCCCGGGCCAGCAGGTCGCCGACGTCCTCCAGGCGCTGGGCCGTCGCTACGGTGCCCTGGCCCAGGATCGCGCCGCTCGGGGCGGCGAGGAAGGCGTCCCCGGGGCGGTAAGCGTCGAGGAGGTCGCCGGCCGCGGCGGCGGGGGCGCTGTGCTGGTGGAACACCGGCAGGTCTCTTTCTGTCCGGCACCGGCCGGGTTCGGGCGCGGAGCCCACTGATCCGGTCGGTGAAGTGTGGAATCAGCGCGGACTGGGATGAACGGGGGGCTTCTGGGCGGGTCAGGCCCGCAGCGTCGCGCCCCCGTCGACGTAGAGGTCGTGCATGGTGATGTGCCGGGCGGAGGAGGAGGCGAGGAAGCACACGGCTTCGGCGATGTCGTCGGGCTCGGCGATGCGGCCCAGCGGAACGCCGACACGGAACCGCTCGGGCGCTCCGGCGATCACTCCGCCTGCGCCGTCGCCGTCCCACAGGCCGCGCTGCATGGGGGTGTCGGTCGAGCCGGGCGAGACGACGTTGCAGCGGATACCGCGCGGAGCGAGTTCGAGGCCGAGGGATTTGGTGAACATGGCCGCCGCGGCTTTGGAGGCGCCGTAGGCGGCCATCCCGGAGCGGGGCACACCGGCGGCGTTGGAGCCCACGGTCGTGATGGTGCCCGCGCCCCGCGGGCCCATGCGCCGGGCGGCGGCGCGGGCTGCGTGGAAGACGCCGGAGGTGTTGACGGCGAAGACGCGTTCCCAGTCGGCGTCGGGGGTGTCGGCGACGTCGCCGGTGGTGAGCACGCCGGCGACGCTGACGGCGTGGTCGATCGGACCGAGGTCGCGCTCGACGGCGTCGAACAGCGACTCCACGGCCGCGGAGTCGCGCACGTCGACGGTGTGGCCCGCGGCTCCGCGCCCGTCCGCGTGCACGTCGGCCACCAGCGAGGCGAGCCCGTCGGTGTCGACGTCGACGGCCGCGACGGCGGCCCCCTCTGCGGCGAGCCGCAGGGCCACGGACCGCCCGATGCCGCGGGCGGCGCCGGTCACCAGGGCGACGGTCCCCGCGATCCCGGTATGGGACACGTCTCTCCTTCCGCAGATGAACAAGGATAAGCAAACCTCACTAAGGCAATGCTTACCTTAGCGACTATCCGTCAGTCTTGACCGGCAGAGCGCATCGTGTCAACCCTGGAAACTCGGACAGTTCAGACAAAAGAGACAGATGAGGATGAGGGTGGTGCACCGGTGCCCTCTCCCCCGCCGGCCGGAATCCGCTGACCGGCGCGGGGCGCGCGGCGCCGCGAACGGGGAAGACCACTGTGACGTCGGCGACAGGTGTTTCGGGTACGAACGCCGCATCCGCTTCGGCCGCCGAAAGGAGCTGCGAAGGCGGCACCGCACCCGTGCACGGCGCTGTTCAGGTCACGGCGGCGCCAGGCGGGACCGGGGCGCCCCGCGGCCCCGCGACCGGCCGGCGCGGTTACGGTGCCGGTTCGGCGCGCCGCAGGCCGGGCAGCGCCACCGCCACGGCGGCCACGGCGCCCGTGCAGACCAGGCCGCCGACGACGACGGCGGCCGCGGGTCCCAGTGCCTGGGCCAGGCCACCGGCCAGCGCGCCGCCCCCGGCGGGGCCCGCGGTGGCCAGCACCAGCCAGAACGAGCTGACGCGGCCCAGCAGTGCGCTGGGCGTGTACCGCTGCAGCAGCGCGCGCTGCAGGATCTCGGCGGTGACCATCGCCATGCCCGCCAGCCCCAGCAGCACCAGCGCCGCCGGCAGGCTCGGGACGGCGCCGAATCCCGCCATCGCCGCGCCCCACAGCAGGCCGGCGGCGAGCAGCGCCCCTCCCGGGCGGCGGATGCGCCCGGCCCAGCCGCTGAACAGCGCACCGAGGAAGGCGCCCACCGCCGGCGCCGAGTAGAGCAGGCCGACCGTGCGCGCGTCGCCCGCGAGCACCCGCTCCCCCATAGCGGGGAAGACGGCGTAGGGCAGGGCGAACAGCCCGCCGCACAGCTCCACCAGCAGCAGTCCGGCGACGACGCGGTGGCTCCGGACGAACCGCCAGGCCTGCGCCAGCGCGCGCAGCGGGTGCCGGGCCTGCTCCTCCTCCGGCCCGGCGGCCGCGGGCAGGCGCGGAAGCCCCAGCATCAGCGCCACCTGGGCGACCGTGGCGGCGCAGGTCACGGCGTAGCAGGCCGCCACGCCCGGTCCAGCCGCGACGAGCCCGGCGACCGACGGGCCCACCATGGTGGCCAGCTGCGTGGTGATGGCCGTCAGAGCGCCGGCGGCGGCCAACTGGTCGGCGCGCACGAGCTCGGGGGTCACCGTCACCAGGGCTGTCTCGCCGACG
The genomic region above belongs to Streptomonospora salina and contains:
- the entS gene encoding enterobactin transporter EntS — translated: MPGVMLDLGPLRSSRPFRVLFVSRAVALIGVSLTLVALSVQAYDLTGSSLAVGTVNAVAGTTLVAGTLLGGVLADRLERRALLLIARAAAAGVFAVLALNAASDRPGMLAVYACAAVLGVVDGVGETALVTVTPELVRADQLAAAGALTAITTQLATMVGPSVAGLVAAGPGVAACYAVTCAATVAQVALMLGLPRLPAAAGPEEEQARHPLRALAQAWRFVRSHRVVAGLLLVELCGGLFALPYAVFPAMGERVLAGDARTVGLLYSAPAVGAFLGALFSGWAGRIRRPGGALLAAGLLWGAAMAGFGAVPSLPAALVLLGLAGMAMVTAEILQRALLQRYTPSALLGRVSSFWLVLATAGPAGGGALAGGLAQALGPAAAVVVGGLVCTGAVAAVAVALPGLRRAEPAP
- a CDS encoding 2,3-dihydro-2,3-dihydroxybenzoate dehydrogenase, which translates into the protein MSHTGIAGTVALVTGAARGIGRSVALRLAAEGAAVAAVDVDTDGLASLVADVHADGRGAAGHTVDVRDSAAVESLFDAVERDLGPIDHAVSVAGVLTTGDVADTPDADWERVFAVNTSGVFHAARAAARRMGPRGAGTITTVGSNAAGVPRSGMAAYGASKAAAAMFTKSLGLELAPRGIRCNVVSPGSTDTPMQRGLWDGDGAGGVIAGAPERFRVGVPLGRIAEPDDIAEAVCFLASSSARHITMHDLYVDGGATLRA
- a CDS encoding tryptophan 7-halogenase, which codes for MSAPEEFDVIVVGGGPAGSTAATLIADRGHRVVLLEKERFPRYQIGESLLPATVHGVCRLLGADEEIHDAGFTAKRGGSFRWGTSPDPWNFLFALSPELSGPTSYAYQVDRMTFDDILLRNAARHGVDVREESAALDAVTTGGRVTGVVYSDPSGTRRELAAAHVVDASGSTGRLHAAAGGTRRHSEFFRNLAVFGYFSGGGRMPEPDAGNILCAAFDEGWLWYIPLREDLTSVGAVLHHDQAARIQADREGTLYESIQRCDIVRDLLGDTERITEGTYGRVRVRRDYSYADTRFWAPGITLIGDAACFIDPVFSTGVHLATYSGLLAARSVNSVLAGELSEERAFGEFEGRYRREYAVFYEFLAAFYDMRQREETYFWHARKVTDMATDDVQAFATLVAGASSAETALVGADALTRRFSSASAELTGAVERTGAARTDSGERMTELFRAPVVADVMSEMNRIQRRGAAGPAAEAPLLEGGLVPTADGRSWAEPGTAPA
- a CDS encoding phosphopantetheine-binding protein, translated to MSENPAADASTDTGLTARRLRADVEQVLGEPADTLGEHDNLLDRGMDSIRLMSLVESWRSAGVETDFITLAEEPTVAAWTRMLLDT
- a CDS encoding isochorismatase family protein; protein product: MPLAHIDPYELPDPDRLPPNRADWRPDPARAVLLVHDMQHYFLRPYRTGAPPLAHALANIAALSERARAAGVPVVYTAKPGGMPPDVRGLEGDFWGAGMRADPEHTAITAALQPREGDTLVTKRRYSAFVGTDLAERLERRGRDQLLITGVYAHIGCLLTAADAFMRDVQPFLIADATADFSAEDHRSALGYVARRCGVALSTRRAVEALAQDPALDPHV
- a CDS encoding (2,3-dihydroxybenzoyl)adenylate synthase, whose product is MLAGCTPWPPEFADRYRERGYWTGETLGAFLRDRAHRFAERTALVDADRRWSYAELDTRADRTAAGLARLGIGAGDRVVVQLPNVCEVVEVAFALFRLGALPVYALPAHRRAEISYLCSFTDAAALVVADTRAGFDYRDMALQVRAETGGPEHVLVVGDTGGRPGLTPLERVREQGGAGPGATADPDPADVAFLQLSGGTTGLPKLIPRTHDDYLYSVRASAEICALDTGTVYLAALPAVHNFPMSSPGFLGVFSAGGTVVLAPDPGPATCLALIEEEAITHTALVPPAAMLWLDAVDGGSQAHRDLSSLRVLQVGGAKFAPEAARRVRPVLGCALQQVFGMAEGLVNYTRDDDPAETVATTQGRPASPDDEIRVVDSDGTDVPPGALGELQTRGPYTVRGYYRAPEHNAEAFTADGFYRTGDLVRTTPTGHLVVEGRAKDQINRGGEKVAPDEVEDHLLGHPGVHDAAVVAVPDPFLGERTCAYIVPRGAGPARGELAGFLRERGLAAYKIPDRVEAVDAFPATGVGKVSRRELREAVRAAHAPDAHAPPPAPAAPPQP
- a CDS encoding isochorismate synthase; its protein translation is MFHQHSAPAAAAGDLLDAYRPGDAFLAAPSGAILGQGTVATAQRLEDVGDLLARGTADSPAGPVAIGAIPFDTASPGRLVVPATVRTAPPLAECGLSGRVQRPLPGPWDRLPVPEPAEHAAGVERVRTLLARGAGDHGPAKIVLARSLRLRGPGPVDVGRLLGNLAWRDPGAYTFAADLPAAASAPRTLVGASPELLVAKRGGRAFSNPLAGSAPRSADPDQDRFSAAELLRSAKDRHEHAVVVEAVTEALRPYCRTLEVPEPELARTPTLWHLSTSVTGELRDPETPSPVLAAALHPTPAVCGTPTGAARAAIAETEPFDRGFYTGAVGYTDARGDGEWIVSIRCADVAGDTLGLFAGGGIVGDSDPDAELAETSAKLRTLLLALGVEPPDAGPQH
- a CDS encoding lysine N(6)-hydroxylase/L-ornithine N(5)-oxygenase family protein, translated to MTDTPQPPPSHDLVGVGFGPSNVALAIGLREQRECAAADPATPPLSGIFLERQAEFGWHRGMLLDDATMQVSFLKDLVTTRNPASDFGFLSYLHSVGRLHDFINHKTLFPLRTEFHDYLAWCAGRVGDQVSYGAEAVGVEPVRDEAGRIAQLDVLARTSDGALQRRRGRNVVFAPGLTPRLPEGARLSARVWHNEYLLQSLEGLDAGADPRSFVVVGAGQSAAECVEHLYRRFPRARVHAVFSRYGYSPSDDSPFANRIFDPEAVDDFYSASAATKADIMGYHRNTNYSVVDPDLIDTLYQAAYQDKVNGAERMRIHNTSRVADVHDGPGGVTAIVEDLVGGKHTAVEADYLVYATGYDAADPRDLLGEVAEHVASDARGRPAVERDYRLATTDEVTCGLYLQGGTEHTHGISSSLLSNVAVRVGEILDAIGARTGTAAAPAEAAVSGR